The genomic window CCGCTCCAGCTCCGCCCGCACGTTCTCCTGGAGGCCCTCGCCGTAGGAGTCCTTCCGGGCCACGATGACGATCTTGTGCGGCCCGTCGCGCAGGATCACGTCGGCCAGGGCTCGGCCCTGGAGGCTGTCCGGCGGGGCGGTACGGAAGTACAGACCCTTGTCGGCCACCGTGGTCAGCCCGGCGTCGGTGTTCGACGGGGAGAAGAGCACCCGGCCGGCGGCGACCACGTCCGGCAGGACCGCGCGGGAGATGCCCGAGGCGCCCGCGCCGATGAGGACCGGCACGCCCTCCTGGATGTGCGACGCGACGGTCGCCTTCGCGACCGCGGGGTCGGTGCCATCGTCGCCGTCGATCCAGACCATCGGCTCGCCGAGCACCCCGCCGACCGCGTTGACCTCCTTGACGGCCAGCGCCGCGCCGGCCGCCATCGGCGGGTAGGCCAGTGCCAGGTCACCGGTCTTCGGCAGCAGCCCGCCGAGGACCAGCGGGGAGCCGTCACTCTTGTCCGACGTGCCACCGCGCTGCTTCTTCGCCCGCGGCGGTGCCTTGGTGCTCACCCCCGACTCGTCGCCCGCGCCGACGAACTCGGTCTTGCCGTCGTCGATCTTCTGGTCGTCGAAGTGCAGGGTGGCGTAGCTGGCCGTGGCCGGCTCGCCGGCGTCGGTGAACCCGGCCCGGGTGAGCGACACCCCCCGGTACTCGATGTCCCGCCCCTGCCGGGCCAGCTCCAGGCAGGTCGCCGGGTCCTCGCAACGCTCACCGTTGGTGGTCACTCCGACGATCTGCTTCGCGATCGCGGCCGGATCGGTGCTGCCGGCGAGTTGAGCGGCCAGCGCGCTGATCACCACCGCGTCGTACGTCTCGGCGGAGTAGAGGTAGTCGCTGAGCTTCGGGTCTACGGTGAGTAGCCGTTCCTTGAAGTTCTCGGAGAGCGGGGTCAGTGGGGTGGTCCCCTTCATCCCGTTCACGAGATCGGCGCGGTCCTTCAGCTCCGCCGCGTACGAGTTGAGCATGTTGCCATCGGTGCCGTAGAGGCGCGCCTGGGTGGTGGTGGCGCCGTCTCCGGTCGTGTCGCTGCCGCAGGCGCTGGTGGCGAGCAGTAGCCCCGCACAGGCCGTGATCACGGCCGCGCGCGAACCGCGTGATACGAGCATGGTCGTCCTTCCTCCGCCAACGGTCCGCAGGCACATTAGCGTGCCGGCGCGGACGGCGGGACCGTGGAGGTCGGTGCGGTCGGGAGGCCGACCAATTGCCTTACGGAGCGTGACGGTCGGACCGTGCCCTGGTGACCGCTTGACCGGCCGTCCTACTGTGCCGCACGTGACCGACGAAGCACAGCAGACGCTGGACGACGCGACCGCCGTGCTCCGCTCGGCGCTCGCCGGGGACGGCGACGCGGTGGTGGGCACCTTCGACGCGGTGGTCGACCGGGCCGGACTCGCCGGGGCGTACGGGGTGGCCTGGTGCCTCGCCGGCACCATGGTCGGCGACGTCGCCCCCGCCGGGGCCTGCGCGCTCGACTTCCCCGGCATCGACCAGGCCGACTACGACACCCGCTGGGTGGCCCGCTTCGTCAGCGCGTACGCCAACGACGACGCCGACACCGGCGAGGCGCTCTTCGGCGCGGCGATGGCCGACGGGCTGCTGCCGGACTGCCTGCTCACCCTCGCCGGCTCGACCGTGGCGACGCTGCGCAGCCGGGCCGACTGACCGCGCGGCGCGTCCTACCGCTGTGATACCTCTGGTGCATGTCCGAGGCGATGCTCAGCAAGGTCCGCAAGCTGCTCGCCCAGGCGGAGGACCCGGCCTGCACGCCCGCCGAGTCGGCCGCCTTCACCGCCAAGGCCACCGAGCTGATCGCCCGCTACGGCGTGGATCGGGCGCTGCTCGCCGCCCGCGACCCGACCACCGACCCGGTCGGTGACCGGGTGGTCGACGTGGTCGCCCCGTACGCCCGGGACAAGGCCGGCCTGCTCGCCGCGGTCGCCGACCCGCTGCGCTGCCGCTGCGTACGCCGCCGCCAGGGCGACGGCTTCGCGATGCACCTGTTCGGCTTCGCCAGCGACCTGGAACGGGTCGAGCTGCTCTTCACCTCGCTGCTGGTGCAGGCCGCGCACGGGCTGGCCGGCGCCGTCGCACCGGCCGGTGAACATCCGGCCGCCTTCCGCCGTACCTGGCTGGCCGGCTTCGCCCATGTGGTCGGCGACCGGTTGCGGGCCGCCGAGGCCGGCGCGGTCGCCGGGTCCGGCGCACCCTCCATGGCGCTGGTGCTGGCCGACCGCTCCGACCGGGTGCGGCGCCGGCTCGCCGAGGTCTACCCGCGGCTGCGGACCGCGGCGCCCCGCCGGCTGGCCGGCACCGGCTTCGGCTCCGGGGTCGAGGCGGGCCGGCGGGCCGACCTGGACGGCGCCAGGGTGACCACCGGCCCGGCGTCGGCGCGGGGCATCGGATGGTGACGGAACGGGCCGGGCTGGTGGCCGCCGAGCCGGCGAAGTTCCTCATGCCGGTCGTGGAGGCGTGGCGGATGGTGGTCCCGAAGCGGGTGGCCGCCGCCCCCACCTGGGCTGAGGCCCTCACCGGTCGGATCAGGAGCCGGTGCGGGCCACCGTGGCCAGGTAGCGGCAGAGCAGCTCGTGCCAGCCGGCCGTCAACGCCTTGCGGTAGCCCTCGGCCGCCTCGCCGTGCCGGTCGAAGTGCCGGTGCTCGACCTCCACCCGGGTCAGCCCGTCGCCCTCGGGGACGAAGAGGACCTCGACCTCGCTGGCCCGCGCCGGATCGGGCACCGGCACCCGGTCGGGGCCGAGCTGCCAGGTGAAGACCAGCCGGCGGGGCGGGTCCCAGGTGAGCACCCGGCCCCAGTCGCCCCGGAAGCCGTACGGGCCGATCTCGTAGAGCATGCCGCCGGCGCGTGGCTCGATCCCCAGCTCGGCCAGCGCTTCCGGACCGGACCAGGTGTACTCGCGTACCCACCAGTCGGTCAGCGCCCCGGTGAACACGGCGAACGCCTGCTCCGCGGAGGCTGGGGTGAGAAGGCTGCTGCGTAGCGAGAACCGAGCGACATCCTGACGGACCTCATCCGGATCGGCCATCTCCTGTCCCATAGGCCCGGACCATACCGGCTGATGCCCGGGTGTGCAGCTTCGCGGTGTGCCCGCTTCCGGACAGCGTGAGACCGCTCTCCCGGCCGGCCGTGGCCGGTGGCCCTCCGGACCCTTTCCCCGCGTACGGCCGGGCCTGCGCCGCCACGGGTGGCCGCCCGGAAAGCGGGTAACCGCGGCTGATCCGGCCCGGCGGATCGGGCCAGCTTGGAGCGGAGAGCATGAGCGAGAGCGGAGCGACCGAACGGGAACCGGACCCGACCAGCGACCGGCTGGCTCACCACCAGACCGGCTCGACCGAGCCGGACGTCCTGCTCGATATCCCGAAGGTGTCGGTCGACTCGATCCGGCTGGCGGTCGACGGGCTCGACGCCGACCTGTCGCTGCGCGCCCGGCTGGCCAACCTGCTTCAGATCGATGCCGGGGTCCGGGTGCACCTGGAGGGCGTGGAGCTGGACATCACCGGCGTGCACGCCGAGGCGATGCTCAAGGTGCGGTTGGAGAAGCTGGTGACGATCCTGGACCGGGCGCTCAGCACGATCGACCGCAATCCGCAGGTTCTCGAGGCGCTGGCCCGGACGGTGCAGACCAGCATCGACGACGTCAACCGGTCCGCCCAGCAGCTCGCCGGGGGCACGAGCCCACTGCTCGGCCAGGCGGTGCAGCAGGCCGGCCAGGCCGTGCAGGAGGCGGGTCAGCAGGCTGGTCAGGTGGGGCAGCAGGTCGGCGGGGTCGGCGCGGTGGCGGACCGGTCGCTGCGGGAGCGCGCCGGCGAGCCCACGCCCACTCCACCGTCACCGCCGTCCGGCGCCCGGCCGCCGCAGCCACCGACCGGGCCGCCCGCCGGCGGTCAGGCCGGGCCCTCCGGTGGCGGGCAGGCCGGCCCCTCTGGTGGCGGTGCCGGTGCGGGGCAGCAGCCGTCGGGGGGTCCGACGGCCGGCGGACCGGCCGCGGGTGGGGCGGAGACCGGGGAGCCGTCGGGTGGCGCCGAGGGCGAGGGCCCCGAGGGTGGACGGGCCGGTGCGCGGCCGCCGGGCGGCCCGGGGACGGCCCAGGTGGCCGGCCAGGCCGGCGAGACGCTGCGACAGGCCGGCCGGAGCGTCTGGGAGGCGATCCAGAGCGGCATGGGCCAGCATCGGCAGGAGCGCCCGAAGCGCTGACGACTGCCCGGTGCGCTCCGACCAGGGCGAGCCCCTCACCACGTTGGCCGCAGGTGAGAGGCTTCCGGTATTCGTGAGATCGGCCAGGGTCGCGCCGCGGCCGCCCTGCGAAACGACAGGACTTTGAAGCCCTCGGGACTCCGCCCCGAACCCCCGGCCCTCCTCGGAGATCCGCTCACGCGGCTAGTGTCGTGCGTCAGAAATTCGCCTACAAAAGCGTGCCAGTGATTCGAGGATCTCCTCGGCGGTTTTGGTCCAGGTGAAGGGCCTGGGGTTGGTGTTCCAGTCTGCGATCCAGGTGCGGATGTCGGCTTCCAGGCTGTGAACGCTCTTGTGGGCGCCGCGGCGGATCTTCTGCTCTGTGAGGTAGCCGAACCAGCGTTCGACCTGGTTGATCCAGGAGGAACCGGTCGGTGTGAAGTGCATGTGGAAGCGGGGATGGCGGGCCAGCCACGCCCGCACGGCGGGGGTCTTGTGGGTGCCGTAGTTGTCGCAGACCAGGTGCACGTCCAGATCGGCTGGCACGGCCTTGTCGATCGTGGCCAGGAACTTCTTGAACTCGGTCGCGCGGTGCTGGCGGTGCAGTTCGCCGATGACGGTGCCGTCGGCGATGTTGAACGCGGCGAACAGGCTGGTGATGCCGTTGCGGACGTAGTCGTGGGTGCGCCGTTCGGGCATGCCGGGCATCATCGGCAGCACCGGCTGGGACCGGTCCAGGGCCTGGATCTGCGACTTCTCATCCACGCAGAGCACCACGGCCCGTTCGGGCGGGTTGTGGTAGAGCCCGACCACGTCGACGACCTTCTCGATGAACTGCGGATCCGTGGAGAGCTTGAACGTGTCGGCCAGATGCGGCTTGAGGCCGAAGTCCCGCCAGATCCGCCCGACGGTGGACTTCGACAGTCCGGACCTCTCCGCCATGGAGGTACGCGACCAGTGGGTGGCGTTACGTGGCGTCTGCTCCAAGGTGGCGACGACGACCTCTTCGACCCGGTCCACACCGATGGACGCAGGACGGCCCGGTCGCGGCTCATCGATCACTCCGTCCAGGCGCAGCTTCAAAAATCGCCGACGCCATTTGCCCACCGTGGACAGATGAACGCCCACAGCCGCCGCCACATCAGTGTTCGAGCCGCCATCGGCACAGGACAGAATGATCCGGGAACGCATCGCGAGGACCTGCGCCGTCTTCGCCCGCCGCGACCATCGGGTCAACGTCGCACGTTCTTCATCGGTCAACGTCAGCGGCGGGGTGGGACGCCCAGTCCTCGGCATCCCACCACCATACCCACTTATCAGGCGAATTTCTGGCGCACCGCACTAGTGCGGTGTCCACTAACGTTCACCGGGTTTGCGGTGGGTGTTGTGGATCCTCGCCTTGGGGGCGAGCGACTCCCCACCGGTGGGTGGGGCGGGCCTCCGCGGGCCAACTGATCCTCGCGCCGCCCGGGGTGGGCGGCGGGGGTCACGTCGGGACCGGCCGGCACCGGGCAGGTGCCGGCCGGCTCGACGGTGCGTGACCACCTCCGGCAACACAACAGCTCACCAGCAACCCTTCCCCGTCCGGGCCGGCCACGGCGTACGGGTGGATGATCCCCAGGTCCACCCCGGCCACCCGGGCCGGATCCGGCTCCTCACCCGGTTGGTAGACCGCCACCGGCGATCCAGTTGCCGAGATCGCGGCGACCAGGGCGACGCGGACTTGCCGAACGGCTCCGGAGTGGTCTTGGGGATCTACGGATCAGATGGTCGCCGTACACCCATCCGTACAGCCAAGCCGGCCGACCCAGCCGGTCATAGGCAGACGCAGGACGACTCGGCGAGCAGGTCAACGTCAGCCACCGACGGCCGCCGACAGCAGTCCCGATCTTTGCAAGGCAGGGGTCGGCGACGCTCTCCCGGCCGACCGGCATGACGAGGGGCCGTGCGATCTACGTGCGACAAGGGGCGGCCATCAGCGGGATTCCGGGGTCAACGAGGGTCAGACCGGACGGCCGGGCTTCCGGGGCGCAAAAGCAAAACGCCGACCGGCGTTTCCGCTGGTCGGCGCTGCTGTAGCCCGGCGAAAGGCTATGTGGCCAGGGCGGGTCGAACCGCCGACCTTCCGATTTTCAGATCCACGCGGCAGTGGTCGCGGGCACTCCGGCGATCCGCGGCCGACCGCCAGGTGCAGGGCCACGTGCTCGGCGTCGGCTCCTGTTGCCGTCATGCTGTCGTCATGGGCAGCCCATGTTGCGCCTGTCGCTTGGGGCTTCGCTGCCTTGTCGCTGCCTCGGCTGGCAGCGGCGGCACGACCTCTTCGTCCCGAACGCCGTGACGGTGTGGCAACCGATGTTGTCTGTCGCTGTCGGCTGTGCCGTCGTGCAGGTCGTTTGCGGTCCTATCGCGTCCCTCGCTGCGCCGTACCGACGAGTTTGCTGCCTCTCTGCTGCCTACGGTGCGGCGTCGTGATTTGGGGCCGTCGTCATGATCAGTCCGGTCCGACAGCGGGCCGTGAAGCGCGGTGCACGCTAGCGGGGCGCACGCCGTCGGGTATGAGGGTCAGCGTGTCTGACACCACGCGATGGTGTCAGGCGGTGTCACTCCGCCTTGCCATGACACCATCGGGGGCCTACCATGGTGTCATGGACCTTGACCGGTACGTCTCCGAACTCCAGACGCAGCTGGCTGCGGCGGCCGAGAATCGTGACGCGGACGCCCGGGCCGTCGCCGAGCAGCTCAGTGCCGCCCTCGACGCCGCGGTACGGCTGATGGTGCTGGGGGTCCTGAGCGACGCGGCCAGCGAGATCACCCGTGAGATCGCACCCGGGTCGGTCGATGTCGTGCTGCGGGGGCGTGATCCACACCTGATGGTGACTCGTCCCGAGGCGTCGGAGACGGATGCAACTGGTCCGTCCACACCCGAGGTCGCCGTACCGGCCGAGCCGCTCGACGACACGGTGACCTCTCGGACCACGCTGCGGCTGCCAGACCGGCTCAAGGCCCGGGTCGAGCAGGCCGCGGCCGAGGAGGGGATTTCGGTGAACTCGTGGTTCGTCCGCGCGATCGCCGCCGCCCTGGAACCAAACGTCCGCCGCCCCCCGCGGCGCGAGACCAAGCAGGGAGACAGCTTCACCGGCTGGGCCCGCTAGTCCCTATCCATCCCCCTTCATCGTCCCGTCGCGAGGCGGGACTGATCCGGCACGCCCATGTGGAGGTCAGTCATGCCCAGTTACGACGTTTCCGGTCCGATCGACCTGGACGTCACGGCCGGTGTCGGCTTCGTCGACATCGTCGCTTCGGATCGCACCGATGCCGTCGCCGAGGTCGTGCCGAGCAAACCCGGCCGCAGCGGCGATGAGTCACTCGCCCGCGAGGCCACGGTCTCGTTCGACAGTGGTGTGTTGCGGGTCAAGGTCCCGCGTCGGCTCAACCTGTTCGGCAAGAGCGACTCGGTCGATGTCCGGTGTGAGGTGCCGACCGGGTCGCGGGTCACGATTGAGACCGCCTACGGGTCGGTCCGGGCCCGCGGCGTGCTGGGGGACTGTCGCATCGTCGCGAAGTACGGCGGCGTCACCGCCGACACCGTCGCCAACCTCGTCCTCGAAGCGCCGTACGGCAGCACCGATATCGCCGAGGTGACCGGCCGGCTCGACGTCACCGCCGGCCATGGTGTGGTGCGCATTGCCGAGGTTCACGGCGATGCTCGGCTGCGCGCTTCGCACGGAACCATGGAGCTCGGTACCGCCGCCGGCGACGTGGAAGCCGCCACGTCCGGGGCACTGACCATCGACCGGGCCCTCGGCGACGTGACCGCGCGCAGCGCCCACGGACCCATCCGCATCCGGGAAGTGAGCGGCGGAACGATCCGGCTCGACAACGGCCACGCCGATGTCGACGTCGGTGTCCCGACCGGCATCGCGGCCTGGATCGACGCCGGCTCGGCCCACGGCCGGGTCCGCAACGAACTCACCCCCGACCCGGCCGCCGCCGCCAGCGACCGCGCGGTCGAACTTCACCTGCACGCGAACTACGGCAACGTCATCATCCGCCGCATCACCACCCCCCGAAGGGAAGCATCGAAATGATCCCCAATCAGGTCCAAGGGCCCGCGGTCCAGGTGCAGGGCTTGCAGAAGTCGTACAACAAGCTGCATGTGCTGCGAGGCGTGGACTTCGACGTGGCGCGGGGCAGCATCTTCGCCCTGCTCGGCTCGAACGGGGCGGGGAAGACCACGGTCGTGAAGATCCTGTCCACATTGCTCAAGGCTGACGCGGGCACCGCCAGCGTCCATCGGTTCGACGTCGCCAAGCAACCGGCGAACGTGCGGGAGTCCATCAGCCTCACCGGACAGTTCGCCGCTGTCGACGAAATCCTCACCGGCCGCGAGAACCTCGTGCTGGTCGCCCGGCTACGGCACCTCAAGAACCCGGGCAAGATCGCCGATGACCTGCTCGCGCGTTTCTCGCTGACCGACGCGGCCGCGCGGAAGGTGGCGACCTACTCGGGTGGCATGCGCCGCCGCCTCGACATCGCCATGAGCCTCGTCGGGAATCCGCCGATCATCTTCCTCGACGAACCGACGACCGGGCTCGACCCCCAGGGGCGCATCGAGGTGTGGCAGGCCGTCAAAAAAACTCGCCGGACAGGGTACGACGGTGCTGCTCACGACGCAGTATCTGGACGAAGCCGAACAACTCGCCGACCGGATCGCGATCCTCCACCAGGGTCGGATCATCGTGAACGGCACCCTCACCGAACTCAAGCAGCTGCTCCCACCCGCCAAGGTCGAATACGTCGAGAAGCAGCCCACCCTCGAGGACGTCTTCCTCGCCATCGTCGGCGACCGCAACGCCGGCACGGACAAGTAAGGAACCACGATGACCAAGCATTTCTTCGGCGACACCGCCGTCCTGCTGGGACGCTCCCTGCGCCACATCACGCGCAGCCTGGACACCATCATCACGACCACGATCATGCCCATTGCGTTCATGCTGCTGTTCGTCTACGTGTTCGGCGGCGCGATCAACTCCGGGTCGGATTCGTATGTGAGCTACCTGCTGCCCGGCATTCTGCTCATCACGATTGCTTCGGGCATCTCCTACACCGCATTCCGGCTCTTCCTGGATATGAAGAGCGGCATCTTCGAGCGATTCCAGTCCATGCCGATCGCCCGGTCGTCCGTACTGTGGGCGCACGTGCTGACCTCGCTGGTCGCCAATCTGATCTCGCTCGTGGTCGTCGTGG from Micromonospora kangleipakensis includes these protein-coding regions:
- a CDS encoding ABC transporter substrate-binding protein, with protein sequence MLVSRGSRAAVITACAGLLLATSACGSDTTGDGATTTQARLYGTDGNMLNSYAAELKDRADLVNGMKGTTPLTPLSENFKERLLTVDPKLSDYLYSAETYDAVVISALAAQLAGSTDPAAIAKQIVGVTTNGERCEDPATCLELARQGRDIEYRGVSLTRAGFTDAGEPATASYATLHFDDQKIDDGKTEFVGAGDESGVSTKAPPRAKKQRGGTSDKSDGSPLVLGGLLPKTGDLALAYPPMAAGAALAVKEVNAVGGVLGEPMVWIDGDDGTDPAVAKATVASHIQEGVPVLIGAGASGISRAVLPDVVAAGRVLFSPSNTDAGLTTVADKGLYFRTAPPDSLQGRALADVILRDGPHKIVIVARKDSYGEGLQENVRAELERAGMGADKVKLLTYVPPAGVKPPPVDFSSGAKEIKDYGADAVLIIGFGESAHVVTALADAGVQIRH
- a CDS encoding DUF2786 domain-containing protein, with product MSEAMLSKVRKLLAQAEDPACTPAESAAFTAKATELIARYGVDRALLAARDPTTDPVGDRVVDVVAPYARDKAGLLAAVADPLRCRCVRRRQGDGFAMHLFGFASDLERVELLFTSLLVQAAHGLAGAVAPAGEHPAAFRRTWLAGFAHVVGDRLRAAEAGAVAGSGAPSMALVLADRSDRVRRRLAEVYPRLRTAAPRRLAGTGFGSGVEAGRRADLDGARVTTGPASARGIGW
- a CDS encoding SRPBCC family protein, giving the protein MGQEMADPDEVRQDVARFSLRSSLLTPASAEQAFAVFTGALTDWWVREYTWSGPEALAELGIEPRAGGMLYEIGPYGFRGDWGRVLTWDPPRRLVFTWQLGPDRVPVPDPARASEVEVLFVPEGDGLTRVEVEHRHFDRHGEAAEGYRKALTAGWHELLCRYLATVARTGS
- a CDS encoding IS630 family transposase, with the translated sequence MPRTGRPTPPLTLTDEERATLTRWSRRAKTAQVLAMRSRIILSCADGGSNTDVAAAVGVHLSTVGKWRRRFLKLRLDGVIDEPRPGRPASIGVDRVEEVVVATLEQTPRNATHWSRTSMAERSGLSKSTVGRIWRDFGLKPHLADTFKLSTDPQFIEKVVDVVGLYHNPPERAVVLCVDEKSQIQALDRSQPVLPMMPGMPERRTHDYVRNGITSLFAAFNIADGTVIGELHRQHRATEFKKFLATIDKAVPADLDVHLVCDNYGTHKTPAVRAWLARHPRFHMHFTPTGSSWINQVERWFGYLTEQKIRRGAHKSVHSLEADIRTWIADWNTNPRPFTWTKTAEEILESLARFCRRISDARH
- a CDS encoding toxin-antitoxin system HicB family antitoxin encodes the protein MDLDRYVSELQTQLAAAAENRDADARAVAEQLSAALDAAVRLMVLGVLSDAASEITREIAPGSVDVVLRGRDPHLMVTRPEASETDATGPSTPEVAVPAEPLDDTVTSRTTLRLPDRLKARVEQAAAEEGISVNSWFVRAIAAALEPNVRRPPRRETKQGDSFTGWAR
- a CDS encoding DUF4097 family beta strand repeat-containing protein, encoding MPSYDVSGPIDLDVTAGVGFVDIVASDRTDAVAEVVPSKPGRSGDESLAREATVSFDSGVLRVKVPRRLNLFGKSDSVDVRCEVPTGSRVTIETAYGSVRARGVLGDCRIVAKYGGVTADTVANLVLEAPYGSTDIAEVTGRLDVTAGHGVVRIAEVHGDARLRASHGTMELGTAAGDVEAATSGALTIDRALGDVTARSAHGPIRIREVSGGTIRLDNGHADVDVGVPTGIAAWIDAGSAHGRVRNELTPDPAAAASDRAVELHLHANYGNVIIRRITTPRREASK